From one Streptomyces sp. CA-210063 genomic stretch:
- a CDS encoding carbohydrate ABC transporter permease, translated as MSTTTTRDLAHPAPAKASSAKPRRGLRGSPTFNFWLFTGPFLIGLAIFVYAPILWSLWLSFFEARFTVTPDKFVGFDNYTYMLTNDDFVGSLGTFTVFAAFIVPTTWAFSLGLALLVNRLRFMRAFFRSVFFLPTACSYVAASLIWKMSIFSGVRFGLMNTVLGWFGIENIAWLADPNPPWYWLVIVTARLWLQSGFYMILFIAALQNIPDELYEAAAIDGAKPGWQTFRYITLPQLRATSTAVILLLLIAAYQAFDEFFNLLSKTTWGRPPLVELYYKALGESQDYGAGSAGALILTVLICAVTLLQGKILGFGRGDESK; from the coding sequence ATGTCGACGACCACGACGCGCGACCTCGCGCACCCCGCCCCGGCGAAGGCCTCATCGGCCAAGCCGCGGCGGGGTCTGCGGGGCAGCCCCACCTTCAACTTCTGGCTCTTCACCGGGCCGTTCCTCATAGGCTTGGCGATCTTCGTCTACGCGCCGATCCTCTGGAGCCTCTGGCTCAGCTTCTTCGAGGCCCGCTTCACCGTCACGCCCGACAAGTTCGTCGGCTTCGACAACTACACGTACATGCTGACGAACGACGACTTCGTCGGCTCGCTCGGCACCTTCACCGTCTTCGCCGCGTTCATCGTGCCCACCACCTGGGCGTTCTCGCTGGGCCTGGCCCTGCTGGTGAACCGGCTGCGCTTCATGCGGGCGTTCTTCCGTTCGGTCTTCTTCCTCCCGACCGCGTGCAGTTATGTGGCCGCCTCGCTGATCTGGAAGATGTCCATCTTCAGCGGGGTCCGCTTCGGCCTGATGAACACGGTCCTCGGCTGGTTCGGGATCGAGAACATCGCCTGGCTGGCCGACCCCAACCCGCCGTGGTACTGGCTGGTCATCGTCACCGCGCGCCTGTGGCTGCAGTCCGGCTTCTACATGATCCTGTTCATCGCGGCGCTGCAGAACATCCCGGACGAGCTGTACGAGGCCGCCGCCATCGACGGCGCCAAGCCGGGCTGGCAGACCTTCCGGTACATCACCCTGCCCCAGCTGCGCGCCACCTCCACGGCGGTGATCCTGCTGCTGCTCATCGCGGCGTACCAGGCCTTCGACGAGTTCTTCAACCTGCTGTCGAAGACCACGTGGGGCCGCCCGCCCCTCGTCGAGCTGTACTACAAGGCCCTGGGCGAGAGCCAGGACTACGGCGCCGGCAGCGCGGGAGCACTCATCCTGACCGTGCTGATCTGTGCCGTGACCCTGCTCCAGGGCAAGATCCTGGGCTTCGGAAGGGGGGACGAGTCCAAGTGA
- a CDS encoding carbohydrate ABC transporter permease: MTTTIPEVRKSAPTSGKPRRVKRGGGGVMSSTGLYVATGVSALLFLVPFYILVRNALSTDAEITGENWKFFPTDIQWGNISELFTDETVPFAQTLWNSAVVATLHTVGVLLVCSLAGYGLARIPYKHANKVFYAVLATLMVPTAVTFVPSFVLVSSLGWVDTYRGLIIPGLFSGFTCFLFRQYFLGFPKELEEAARVDGLGYWGAYWRIVVPNSLNFFAAMATITFIQGWNAFLWPLVIGQDPGAWTVQVALSAYMTNQTVVFHLIFMATAVSILPLVFVFLFLQRWLVQGIAQTGIKG, translated from the coding sequence GTGACCACCACCATCCCCGAGGTGCGGAAGTCCGCGCCGACATCAGGCAAGCCCCGCCGCGTCAAGCGCGGCGGCGGTGGCGTGATGAGCTCCACCGGCCTCTACGTGGCCACGGGCGTCTCCGCGCTCCTCTTCCTGGTCCCGTTCTACATTCTCGTCCGCAACGCCCTGTCCACGGACGCCGAGATCACCGGCGAGAACTGGAAGTTCTTCCCCACCGACATCCAGTGGGGCAACATCAGCGAGCTCTTCACCGACGAGACGGTCCCCTTCGCCCAGACCCTGTGGAACTCGGCGGTCGTGGCCACCCTGCACACCGTCGGCGTCCTGCTGGTGTGCTCCCTCGCCGGCTACGGTCTCGCCCGCATCCCGTACAAGCACGCCAACAAGGTGTTCTACGCCGTCCTGGCGACCCTGATGGTCCCGACCGCGGTCACCTTCGTCCCGAGCTTCGTGCTGGTGTCGTCGCTCGGCTGGGTGGACACCTACCGGGGTCTCATCATCCCGGGCCTGTTCAGTGGTTTCACCTGCTTCCTGTTCCGGCAGTACTTCCTTGGGTTCCCCAAGGAGCTGGAGGAGGCGGCGCGCGTGGACGGACTGGGCTACTGGGGCGCGTACTGGCGCATCGTGGTGCCCAACTCGCTGAACTTCTTCGCGGCGATGGCGACGATCACCTTCATCCAGGGCTGGAACGCCTTCCTGTGGCCGCTGGTCATCGGCCAGGACCCAGGCGCCTGGACGGTGCAGGTCGCGCTCTCCGCCTACATGACCAACCAGACCGTCGTCTTCCATCTGATCTTCATGGCCACCGCCGTTTCCATCCTGCCCCTGGTGTTCGTGTTCCTCTTCCTCCAGCGCTGGCTGGTGCAGGGCATCGCGCAGACCGGCATCAAGGGCTAG
- a CDS encoding glycoside hydrolase family 2 TIM barrel-domain containing protein — protein MSFRTTTSSVEYVEDVSPGSGALPPRAWYASSDAKCLSLNGSWSFRLSPTADAEDESFAAEGYDAGGWAEVAVPGHWVLQGDGAFGAPIYTNHLYPFPVDPPRVPTENPTGDHLRYFDLPEGWPAHSEGGAVLRFDGVESCARVWLNGTDIGEFKGSRLPHEFAVGHLLKPAGNVLAVRVHQWSAGSYLEDQDQWWLPGIFRDVTLLHRPAGSALDFFVHASYDHVGGVGTLRVDSDVDGRVLVPALDIDVETGEPVTVPVEPWTAETPRLYDGELVTEGERIPLRIGFRTVVLEDGLLKVNGHAILFKGVNRHEWHPTKGRALDLETMREDVLLMKRHNINAVRTSHYPPHPAFLDLCDEYGLWVIDECDLETHGFTEQNWRDNPVDDDRWTPALLDRAARMVERDKNHPSVVIWSLGNEAGTGRGLTAMAEWIHGRDSSRLVHYEGDWDCRDTDIYSRMYADHAEVERIGQGLDGGTHKRRGLPFIQCEYGHAMGNGPGGLADYQRVFEAHERLQGGFIWEWIDHGVKHPELGFAYGGDFGEELHDGNFVCDGLVFPDRTPSPGLTEFKKVIEPVRIEGDGSAGTVRVRNAFDFADLSSLAFEWSYQVDGETVEAGTLSVPSLRPGESAEVKLPQPPSGGPAGEALWTVRALLAEDTAWGKKDHQVAWAQLPFAERPLPTVVPGDGPSASERLIYLGPASFDARTGALKTIGGLDVTGLRLDVWRAPTDNDSGAPWQPDLRYGLLWRKFGFHRMQHRLDDVELGADALTVRTRVAPAAWEIGLRTTYRWTSDGTRLKLTVSVDPEGDWTVPLPRLGIRFGLSSADAVRWYGGGPGEGYPDTKSASMLGRWHATVDELQTPYVRPQENGARPDVRWAELGGLRIDGDPEFWFTARRWTTEQLDAAEHLTDLQAGDTVWVNLDHGQMGIGSQSCGPGALPQYHLLAGPTEFSFVFSETG, from the coding sequence ATGTCTTTCCGCACCACCACATCTTCCGTCGAGTATGTCGAGGACGTGTCACCGGGCAGCGGGGCCCTTCCGCCCCGCGCCTGGTACGCGTCGTCCGACGCCAAGTGCCTCTCCCTTAACGGCAGCTGGAGTTTCCGGCTGTCCCCCACCGCCGACGCCGAGGACGAGTCCTTCGCGGCGGAGGGGTACGACGCCGGGGGCTGGGCCGAGGTGGCCGTCCCGGGCCACTGGGTGCTGCAGGGTGACGGGGCCTTCGGGGCGCCGATCTACACCAACCACCTGTACCCCTTCCCGGTGGACCCGCCGAGGGTGCCGACGGAGAACCCGACCGGCGACCATCTGCGGTACTTCGACCTGCCGGAGGGGTGGCCCGCTCACTCCGAGGGCGGGGCGGTGCTGCGCTTCGACGGCGTGGAGTCCTGCGCCCGGGTGTGGCTGAACGGCACGGACATCGGTGAGTTCAAGGGTTCCCGGCTGCCGCACGAGTTCGCGGTCGGGCACCTGCTCAAGCCCGCCGGCAACGTGCTCGCCGTCCGGGTGCACCAGTGGTCGGCGGGCTCCTACCTGGAGGACCAGGACCAGTGGTGGCTGCCCGGCATCTTCCGGGACGTCACCCTGCTGCACCGCCCGGCGGGCAGCGCCCTCGACTTCTTCGTGCACGCCTCGTACGACCATGTCGGCGGCGTCGGGACCCTGCGCGTCGACTCCGACGTCGACGGCCGGGTCCTCGTGCCCGCCCTGGACATCGATGTCGAGACCGGTGAGCCGGTGACGGTCCCGGTGGAGCCGTGGACCGCGGAGACCCCTCGGCTGTACGACGGTGAGCTGGTCACCGAGGGCGAGCGGATCCCGCTGCGGATCGGTTTCCGTACGGTCGTCCTGGAGGACGGCCTGCTCAAGGTCAACGGCCACGCGATCCTCTTCAAGGGCGTCAACCGGCACGAGTGGCACCCCACGAAGGGCCGCGCCCTCGACCTGGAGACCATGCGCGAGGACGTGCTGCTGATGAAGCGGCACAACATCAACGCCGTGCGCACCTCCCACTACCCGCCGCACCCGGCCTTCCTCGACCTGTGCGACGAGTACGGCCTCTGGGTGATCGACGAGTGCGACCTGGAGACCCACGGCTTCACCGAGCAGAACTGGCGGGACAACCCCGTCGACGACGACCGCTGGACCCCGGCCCTCCTGGACCGCGCGGCCCGTATGGTCGAGCGCGACAAGAACCACCCCTCGGTGGTCATCTGGTCCCTCGGCAACGAGGCCGGCACCGGCCGCGGCCTCACCGCCATGGCCGAGTGGATCCACGGCCGCGACAGCTCACGCCTCGTGCACTACGAGGGCGACTGGGACTGCCGCGACACCGACATCTACTCCCGGATGTACGCCGACCACGCCGAGGTCGAGCGCATCGGCCAGGGCCTGGACGGTGGCACCCACAAGCGCCGCGGGCTCCCCTTCATCCAGTGCGAGTACGGCCACGCCATGGGCAACGGCCCCGGCGGCCTCGCCGACTACCAGCGCGTCTTCGAGGCGCACGAACGCCTCCAGGGCGGCTTCATCTGGGAGTGGATCGACCACGGCGTCAAGCACCCGGAGCTGGGCTTCGCCTACGGCGGCGACTTCGGGGAGGAACTGCACGACGGCAACTTCGTCTGCGACGGCCTGGTCTTCCCGGACCGCACGCCCTCCCCCGGCCTGACCGAGTTCAAGAAGGTCATCGAGCCGGTCCGCATCGAGGGCGACGGGTCGGCCGGAACGGTCCGGGTGCGGAACGCGTTCGACTTCGCGGACCTCTCCTCGCTGGCCTTCGAGTGGTCGTACCAGGTCGACGGGGAGACGGTGGAGGCGGGCACCCTCTCCGTGCCTTCTCTGCGGCCCGGCGAGTCGGCCGAGGTGAAGCTGCCGCAGCCGCCGTCCGGCGGACCGGCGGGCGAGGCGCTGTGGACCGTACGGGCGCTGCTGGCCGAGGACACGGCCTGGGGCAAGAAGGACCACCAGGTGGCGTGGGCCCAACTGCCGTTCGCTGAGCGGCCGTTGCCGACCGTGGTGCCGGGTGACGGTCCTTCGGCGAGCGAGAGGCTGATCTACCTGGGCCCGGCCTCCTTCGACGCCCGCACCGGCGCGCTGAAGACCATCGGCGGCCTCGACGTGACCGGGCTGCGCCTGGACGTGTGGCGGGCGCCGACCGACAACGACAGCGGGGCGCCCTGGCAGCCCGACCTGCGGTACGGCCTGCTGTGGCGCAAGTTCGGCTTCCATCGGATGCAGCACCGGCTGGACGACGTCGAGCTGGGCGCGGACGCGCTGACCGTACGGACCCGGGTGGCGCCGGCCGCCTGGGAGATCGGCCTGCGCACGACATACCGGTGGACCTCCGACGGGACGCGGCTGAAGCTGACCGTGTCGGTGGACCCGGAGGGCGACTGGACCGTTCCACTGCCGAGGCTCGGCATCCGCTTCGGGCTGTCGTCCGCGGACGCGGTGAGGTGGTACGGCGGTGGCCCCGGCGAGGGCTACCCCGACACCAAGTCGGCGTCCATGCTGGGCCGTTGGCACGCCACGGTCGACGAGCTCCAGACCCCGTACGTCCGCCCCCAGGAGAACGGTGCCCGGCCCGACGTCCGCTGGGCGGAGCTGGGCGGCCTGCGCATCGACGGCGACCCGGAGTTCTGGTTCACGGCCCGCCGTTGGACGACCGAACAGCTGGACGCCGCCGAGCATCTGACGGACCTCCAGGCCGGTGACACGGTGTGGGTCAACCTCGACCACGGCCAGATGGGCATCGGGTCCCAGTCCTGCGGACCGGGCGCCCTGCCTCAGTACCACCTGCTCGCCGGGCCGACGGAGTTCTCGTTCGTGTTCTCCGAGACGGGCTGA
- a CDS encoding PHP domain-containing protein, whose product MGHGHAHGHHHHGHDHDHDHGDVAAAALPAAFDTSVPDEALSPEQQSRRSLLRRAGLLGAGLTAASVLGQAAATAPAYAAPSGRKRGGFLWLAGDHHIHTQYSSDGKYRVVDQVRQGAKHGMDWLVITDHGSTTHAKIGVEKVNPDIKAARAAYEDTLVFQGLEWNIPGAEHGTVFVHPGKNEVSVLKQFETDYDGSVKGASDSTPANEALAVAGLAFLGDQVRRRKVKDALMLANHPARRGVDSPHEIRGWRDATPTRQIAVGFEGAPGHQAAGLPTPLGMARARGIYDNNPSANSFPGYPLESYRTWGGFDWMTATVGGLWDSLLAEGKPWWITANSDSHQVYADTAVRGPGGDFATDGRYPDPVYGGKIDITQGDYWPGQYSRTHVGADGFSYAAVMDGIRAGRVWVDHGQLLGGLDVRVSGGSRWATLGGALHVKKGTKVTLTVDVALAGGPNWAGFEPKLARVDVIQGDVTGTPADKDTFTAPTAKVVKSYEVNKSTGTVRLTYELGKVDRPLYVRLRGSDGNRSAVGAMGAAVDPAGPAIDVVGDADPWRDLWFYSNPVWVLPS is encoded by the coding sequence ATGGGACACGGGCACGCGCACGGTCATCATCACCACGGACACGATCACGACCACGATCACGGGGATGTGGCGGCGGCAGCGCTCCCCGCGGCCTTCGACACCTCCGTGCCCGACGAGGCGCTGAGCCCCGAGCAGCAGTCGCGCCGTTCCCTGCTGCGCCGTGCCGGTCTGCTGGGCGCGGGCCTGACCGCCGCGAGCGTCCTGGGCCAGGCGGCGGCGACCGCCCCGGCGTACGCGGCCCCGAGCGGCCGTAAGCGCGGCGGCTTCCTGTGGCTGGCAGGCGACCACCACATCCACACCCAGTACAGCAGCGACGGCAAGTACCGCGTCGTCGACCAGGTCCGCCAGGGCGCCAAGCACGGCATGGACTGGCTGGTCATCACCGACCACGGCAGCACGACCCACGCCAAGATCGGCGTCGAGAAGGTCAACCCGGACATCAAGGCGGCCCGGGCCGCGTACGAGGACACGCTCGTCTTCCAGGGCCTGGAGTGGAACATCCCGGGGGCGGAGCACGGCACCGTCTTCGTCCACCCGGGCAAGAACGAGGTCTCCGTCCTCAAGCAGTTCGAGACTGACTACGACGGCAGCGTGAAGGGCGCCTCCGACTCCACGCCCGCCAACGAGGCCCTCGCGGTCGCGGGCCTCGCCTTCCTCGGCGACCAGGTCCGGCGGCGCAAGGTCAAGGACGCCCTGATGCTCGCCAACCACCCGGCGCGGCGCGGCGTCGACTCCCCGCACGAGATCCGCGGCTGGCGCGACGCGACCCCCACGCGTCAGATCGCCGTCGGCTTCGAGGGCGCGCCGGGCCACCAGGCGGCCGGCCTCCCCACGCCCCTCGGCATGGCTCGCGCCCGTGGCATCTACGACAACAACCCCAGCGCCAACTCCTTCCCCGGCTACCCGCTGGAGAGCTACCGCACCTGGGGCGGCTTCGACTGGATGACCGCCACCGTCGGCGGCCTGTGGGACAGCCTCCTCGCCGAGGGCAAGCCCTGGTGGATCACCGCCAACTCGGACTCCCACCAGGTGTACGCGGACACGGCGGTACGGGGCCCGGGCGGCGACTTCGCCACCGACGGCAGGTACCCGGACCCGGTCTACGGCGGCAAGATCGACATCACCCAGGGCGACTACTGGCCCGGCCAGTACAGCCGCACCCACGTGGGCGCCGACGGCTTCTCCTACGCCGCCGTGATGGACGGCATCCGCGCCGGCCGCGTCTGGGTCGACCACGGCCAGCTCCTCGGCGGCCTCGACGTCCGTGTCTCCGGCGGCAGCCGCTGGGCCACCCTGGGCGGCGCCCTGCATGTGAAGAAGGGCACCAAGGTCACTCTGACCGTCGACGTCGCCCTGGCCGGTGGCCCCAACTGGGCCGGATTCGAGCCGAAGTTGGCCCGTGTGGACGTCATCCAGGGCGATGTGACGGGCACGCCCGCCGACAAGGACACCTTCACCGCGCCGACCGCCAAGGTCGTCAAGTCCTACGAGGTGAACAAGTCCACCGGCACGGTCCGGCTCACCTACGAACTCGGCAAGGTCGACCGGCCGCTCTACGTCCGGCTGCGCGGCAGCGACGGCAACCGCTCGGCCGTCGGTGCGATGGGCGCGGCGGTCGACCCGGCGGGCCCCGCCATCGACGTCGTCGGTGACGCCGACCCGTGGCGCGACCTGTGGTTCTACTCCAACCCGGTGTGGGTCCTGCCCTCGTGA
- a CDS encoding jacalin-like lectin, translating to MRRLIGTFAAGALAVTGLATTGATPAAAATSGTFNVLTYNVAGLPEGLSSGKPATNTPLISPRLGAYDIVNVQEDFNYHAALYAGDNHPHRTATSGGVPFGDGLNTLSDYAFDDFQRVKWNNCTGTNCLTPKGFSLARVRLDEGVFVDLYNVHTNADSDDAALAARRANVTQLSEFIKANSAGNAVIVMGDTNTRYTRAGDNIRTLVTENGLTDPWVQLVKGGTAPAQGSDPVLCPAPAPTNDCEVVDKVLYRDSNVVDLTATRYNNDWAKFLDSAGAHLSDHFPHAVDFSWTVNSKLRASDFHGGPHGTTFNDADDLPATVSPRTLTLRGASRLDAVSLTHDGGTTLTHGGTGGTATSLTLAADEHLTSVKLTQGQKDSHTRIFSASFGTDKGRTLSAGTATSATKTFTAPSGWQIVGFTGRAGDEIDKLGVLYAPIG from the coding sequence ATGAGAAGGCTGATCGGCACCTTCGCCGCCGGCGCGCTGGCCGTCACCGGCCTCGCCACCACCGGCGCGACGCCCGCGGCGGCCGCCACCAGCGGCACGTTCAACGTGCTGACGTACAACGTCGCCGGTCTCCCGGAGGGGCTCAGTTCCGGCAAACCGGCGACCAACACTCCGCTGATCTCACCGCGTCTCGGGGCCTACGACATCGTCAACGTCCAGGAGGACTTCAACTACCACGCGGCGCTGTACGCGGGCGACAACCACCCCCACCGCACGGCGACCAGCGGTGGCGTGCCGTTCGGCGACGGCCTCAACACGCTGTCGGACTACGCGTTCGATGACTTCCAGCGGGTGAAGTGGAACAACTGCACCGGCACCAACTGCCTGACACCGAAGGGTTTTTCGCTGGCCCGGGTGCGGCTCGACGAGGGCGTCTTCGTCGACCTGTACAACGTGCACACCAACGCCGACTCGGACGACGCGGCCCTGGCCGCGCGCCGCGCCAACGTCACGCAGCTCTCGGAGTTCATCAAGGCGAACTCGGCGGGCAACGCGGTGATCGTCATGGGTGACACCAACACCCGTTACACGCGCGCGGGCGACAACATCCGCACGCTCGTCACGGAGAACGGCCTCACGGACCCGTGGGTGCAGTTGGTGAAGGGCGGCACGGCTCCGGCTCAGGGCAGCGACCCGGTCCTCTGCCCCGCCCCCGCGCCGACGAACGACTGCGAGGTCGTGGACAAGGTCCTCTACCGCGACAGCAACGTCGTGGACCTGACCGCCACCCGCTACAACAACGACTGGGCCAAGTTCCTCGACTCGGCGGGCGCCCACCTCTCCGACCACTTCCCGCACGCCGTCGACTTCTCCTGGACCGTGAATTCGAAGCTCCGGGCCAGCGACTTCCACGGCGGCCCGCACGGCACGACCTTCAACGACGCGGACGACCTCCCGGCGACGGTCTCGCCCCGCACCCTGACCCTGCGCGGCGCCTCCCGCCTCGACGCGGTCTCGCTCACGCACGACGGCGGTACGACGCTGACGCACGGCGGCACGGGCGGTACGGCGACCTCCCTCACGCTGGCCGCGGACGAGCACCTCACCTCGGTGAAGCTGACACAGGGTCAGAAGGACTCCCACACACGGATCTTCTCCGCCTCTTTCGGCACGGACAAGGGCCGCACCCTCTCCGCCGGCACCGCCACCTCGGCCACGAAGACCTTCACCGCCCCCAGCGGCTGGCAGATCGTCGGCTTCACGGGCCGCGCGGGCGACGAGATCGACAAGCTGGGTGTGCTGTACGCGCCGATCGGCTGA
- the rox gene encoding rifampin monooxygenase produces the protein MIDVIVVGGGPTGLMLAGELRLHGVHVVVLEKLTGPTGESRGQGLHARSVEMMDQRGLLDRFSAVSERFQVGGLFGGVMKPWPDSLDTAHAYGLAVPQPVTERLLDERAVELGVEIRRGCEVVGLSQDEDGVSVESADGTRLRSRYVVGCDGGRSAVRKLLGVGFPGEPATVETLLGEMEVTEEPATIAAVVEEVRKTQLRFGVVPGEGGVYRVGVPADGVAEDRATAPTLDEFRQQLRAFAGTDFGVHSPRWLSRFGDATRQAERYRVGRVLLAGDAAHIHPPTGGQGLNLGVQDAFNLGWKLAAEVNGWAPEGLLDSYHAERHPVGASVLNNTRAQITLLGTDPGVVALRELFSKLMDFEEVNRYVTGMITAVGIRYDFGEGHELLGRRLRDVKLKQGRLYELMHGGRGLLLDQTGRLSVEGWADRVDHVVDTSEELDVPAALLRPDGHVAWVGEDQRELLGRLPEWFGAAAG, from the coding sequence ATGATCGACGTGATCGTGGTCGGCGGCGGACCGACCGGCTTGATGCTGGCCGGGGAGTTGCGGCTGCACGGTGTGCACGTGGTCGTGCTGGAGAAGCTGACCGGGCCGACCGGGGAATCCCGTGGGCAGGGCCTGCATGCGCGCAGTGTCGAGATGATGGATCAGCGCGGACTGCTGGACCGGTTCTCCGCGGTCAGTGAGAGGTTCCAGGTCGGCGGTCTCTTCGGCGGCGTCATGAAACCGTGGCCGGACAGTCTGGACACGGCTCACGCGTACGGTCTCGCCGTCCCGCAGCCGGTCACCGAGCGGCTGCTCGACGAGCGTGCCGTCGAACTCGGCGTGGAGATCCGGCGCGGCTGTGAAGTGGTCGGGCTGAGCCAGGACGAGGACGGCGTGAGCGTCGAGTCGGCGGACGGCACACGGCTGCGCTCACGCTACGTCGTCGGGTGCGACGGCGGCCGCAGCGCGGTGCGCAAGCTGCTCGGCGTCGGTTTCCCCGGCGAGCCCGCCACGGTCGAAACCCTGCTGGGTGAAATGGAGGTGACCGAGGAGCCGGCGACGATCGCCGCCGTCGTCGAGGAAGTCCGCAAGACCCAACTGCGGTTCGGTGTCGTCCCCGGTGAGGGCGGGGTGTACCGCGTCGGCGTGCCCGCCGACGGGGTGGCCGAGGACCGTGCGACCGCGCCGACCCTCGACGAGTTCAGGCAGCAGCTGCGGGCGTTCGCGGGCACCGACTTCGGCGTGCACTCGCCGCGCTGGCTCTCCCGGTTCGGCGACGCCACCCGGCAGGCCGAGCGCTACCGGGTCGGCCGGGTGCTGCTGGCCGGCGACGCCGCGCACATCCATCCGCCGACCGGCGGGCAGGGGCTCAACCTCGGTGTGCAGGACGCGTTCAACCTCGGCTGGAAGCTGGCCGCCGAGGTCAACGGCTGGGCGCCGGAAGGGTTGTTGGACAGTTACCACGCCGAACGGCACCCGGTGGGCGCCAGTGTCCTGAACAACACCCGCGCACAGATCACCCTGTTGGGGACGGATCCGGGTGTGGTCGCGTTGCGGGAGCTGTTCTCGAAGCTGATGGACTTCGAGGAGGTGAACCGGTACGTGACCGGGATGATCACCGCGGTCGGGATCCGCTACGACTTCGGTGAGGGCCACGAACTGCTCGGCCGACGGCTGCGGGACGTCAAGCTGAAGCAGGGGCGCCTCTACGAGCTGATGCACGGCGGCCGCGGCCTGCTGCTCGACCAGACCGGCCGGCTCTCGGTGGAGGGCTGGGCCGACCGTGTCGACCACGTTGTCGACACCAGTGAGGAACTGGACGTGCCCGCGGCGCTGCTGCGGCCGGACGGCCATGTGGCGTGGGTCGGTGAGGACCAGCGGGAACTGCTCGGCCGGTTGCCCGAGTGGTTCGGCGCCGCCGCCGGTTGA
- a CDS encoding TetR/AcrR family transcriptional regulator — MPRVGLTPDRITAAAADLADEVGFENVSLSALARHFGVKDASLYSHVRNLQDLRSRMALLAGGEMIDRIAAAVAGRAGKDALAAFAGAYREYALQHPGRYAATQIPVDQVLVTDSPALRRTTEITYGMLRAYGLDEPDLTDAVRLLRSTFHGYCALEAGGGFGAPREVRRSWDKAVEALHLALIHWPREGV; from the coding sequence ATGCCCCGAGTCGGTCTGACGCCCGACCGCATCACCGCAGCCGCAGCCGATCTCGCCGACGAGGTCGGTTTCGAGAACGTCTCGCTCTCCGCGCTGGCCCGCCATTTCGGGGTCAAGGACGCCAGCCTGTACTCGCACGTCAGGAACCTCCAGGACCTGCGCAGCCGTATGGCACTGCTCGCCGGTGGCGAGATGATCGACCGGATCGCGGCGGCCGTGGCCGGGAGGGCCGGCAAGGACGCGCTCGCCGCGTTCGCCGGGGCCTATCGGGAGTACGCGCTCCAGCACCCCGGCCGGTACGCGGCCACACAGATCCCCGTGGACCAGGTCCTCGTCACCGACTCCCCCGCCCTGCGCCGCACCACCGAGATCACCTACGGCATGCTCCGCGCGTACGGCCTCGACGAACCCGATCTCACGGACGCCGTAAGGCTGTTGCGCAGCACGTTCCACGGTTACTGCGCCCTGGAGGCCGGGGGTGGCTTCGGTGCGCCGCGTGAGGTGCGGAGGTCGTGGGACAAGGCCGTCGAAGCACTGCATCTGGCGCTCATCCACTGGCCCCGGGAAGGCGTTTGA